A single Anopheles arabiensis isolate DONGOLA chromosome 2, AaraD3, whole genome shotgun sequence DNA region contains:
- the LOC120896341 gene encoding uncharacterized protein LOC120896341 produces MACFEWINNDLLTGLLSEQHGTSFKQLIAYDVSFATKKGDNYASEMYRVSVQYDIGNIVKKRIILKVMPSGELQQKVMEENSIYSREIVIYSQIIPRIYELLRSIGDVSIISPLCLTTANTPKQMLVFEDVSEQSFKMMDRRLGLDLDHARLVIVKLAKLHACSRIVYEAEPTLFDLMMEGCISDDPKKQTFLPYYRRCVGQVMRLVQQWNKDGRWNSILGKLDKLQDKIIPYGCDVYHRRDDCFNVLNHNDIWVNNMMFQFEQGTGVKDVLLLDYQLSFYGSPGIDLNFLLYGSLQPEVRKLHLMELVQLYHTTLRGTLEQLHYGGTIPSLPDIHVEIIRKGFHRVNAVFQQMPVAMMERSEDADMDLILGEGERSETCRRELFDNPRYVSILPALLQEFDLAGYLD; encoded by the exons ATGGCCTGCTTCGAGTGGATCAATAACGACCTGCTGACGGGGCTACTGTCTGAGCAGCATGGAACCAGTTTCAAGCAGCTGATTGCCTACGATGTTAGCTTTGCCACCAAAAAGGGAGATAATTATGCGAGTGAAATGTATCGTGTGTCGGTGCAGTACGACATCGGGAACATAGTGAAGAAAAGGATAATTCTTAAG GTGATGCCATCGGGAGAACTACAGCAAAAAGTCATGGAGGAGAACAGTATCTACTCTAGGGAGATAGTAATCTACAGTCAAATAATACCCAGGATATACGAGCTCTTAAGGTCGATTGGTGATGTATCGATTATTTCGCCGCTCTGTTTGACCACCGCCAACACACCCAAGCAGATGCTCGTGTTTGAGGATGTTAGCGAACAGAGCTTTAAGATGATGGATCGTCGCCTTGGATTAGATTTAGACCATGCTCGCTTGGTGATTGTAAAGCTTGCCAAACTGCACGCCTGCTCGCGGATTGTGTACGAAGCTGAACCGACTCTGTTTGACCTCATGATGGAAGGATGCATTTCAGATGATCCCAAGAAGCAAACGTTCTTACCCTACTATCGACGGTGCGTTGGTCAGGTGATGCGTTTAGTGCAGCAATGGAACAAGGATGGAAGATGGAACTCGATTCTGGGAAAACTGGACAAGCTTCAGGACAAGATTATTCCCTACGGATGTGATGTTTACCACCGACGGGACGATTGCTTTAACGTACTTAATCATAACGACATCTGGGTTAACAATATGATGTTTCAATTCGAGCAGGGAACGGGAGTGAAAGATGTTCTGCTGCTGGATTATCAACTGTCCTTTTACGGTTCTCCAGGGATAGATCTTAATTTCTTGCTGTACGGTTCACTGCAACCGGAAGTTCGCAAATTACATCTCATGGAGTTAGTACAG CTCTATCACACTACGCTCCGTGGAACGTTGGAGCAACTGCACTACGGAGGAACCATCCCCAGCCTGCCAGACATCCACGTGGAAATCATTCGCAAGGGATTCCACC GTGTCAACGCCGTCTTTCAGCAGATGCCCGTTGCCATGATGGAACGTTCGGAAGATGCGGACATGGATTTGATCTTGGGAGAGGGTGAACGAAGCGAAACATGCCGTCGAGAGCTGTTTGACAATCCACGATACGTCAGCATTTTGCCAGCCCTGTTGCAGGAGTTTGATCTAGCCGGTTACTTAGATTAA
- the LOC120898257 gene encoding uncharacterized protein LOC120898257, producing the protein MYNQDELEAPGWLNDEFFRDVMRESNNDPTIELIKPCVLRPGTNKGDHYASVMFRTTVTYRSQRSSEEKSVNIIMKTKPEAEGLKKELLDDDGLFAIEIEMYSKVLPEMTRMLKEIGEEYKYPRYIYGALKPRTILILEDISDQGWVMGDFISTLDDMKPIVKDIAMFHAASVMLESTDSTFAERHTYSMGDKFIGFEGMITKGFGDLMHLTKTYSEFAHFAKPLQKFQDNIRDLYVSFYNHSKTYQNVLIHGDFHSKNMLHKIDAEGRHTDTILLDYQICCWTSPAVDLYYLLDMIPTQEVKDKHRSELIYMYYQQYSDLLKRLGYLGKIPSLLDLQIELLRYASLELIHYAIFSSFRYMDQTAIDIEALLKGELDNPVLNNPEFKKLMHTELTRFLHQGTLSRAAADEPGLDWMRLFCGTSCKATSRLIVWASHNFGPFDRLSCCRTCTSEIIAGGFTAIMTDPAPGLEWIDREYFTRVLETYLHADVTVQRYELAAGCPDGQNFMSAIVRATVDYTLASAEPQGRTEKVSLIVKTKLANPELAEGADQLNVFGIEKTVYGPVLKAVRELLTSYGDCTQFAPRFIYEDEHALVLEDLAVKGYRQPDRRARLDEPHLRLAVKKLAKFHAATAVLWRKNRDLFSVLASSSFASEGNPVHLFYANAIQHCIDQTEKVPELRRYTDDLRSFLEHAIEREAKSYESDETCFTVLNHGDMWLNNLLWKYDAEGTVCDVIMVDYQESFAGSPAFDLNHLLYSSANSEIQRAGFEELVQLYTDELRDALRQFKYDGPLPDLARVQSEMATKRDHALIVTTCIVPPLILENSELATPENMLGDHEEAIRAREEIFSNPKFIEILSILLPRLMATGPNKG; encoded by the exons ATGTACAATCAAGACGAGCTTGAGGCTCCAGGTTGGTTGAACGATGAGTTCTTCCGTGATGTGATGCGCGAATCAAATAACGATCCAACGATCGAGTTAATCAAGCCATGTGTTTTACGTCCGGGCACCAATAAAGGGGACCATTACGCTAGTGTCATGTTCCGCACAACCGTCACGTATCGATCCCAGCGTTCAAGTGAAGAGAAGTCGGTCAACATCATCATGAAAACGAAGCCTGAAGCTGAAGGATTGAAGAAGGAGCTTTTGGATGACGATGGATTGTTTGCGAtagaaattgaaatgtacagcAAGGTTCTTCCGGAGATGACAAGAATGTTAAAAGAGATAGGAGAAGAGTACAAATATCCTCG ATACATTTACGGTGCGTTGAAGCCCCGCACGATCCTGATTTTGGAAGATATTAGTGACCAGGGATGGGTGATGGGCGATTTCATCAGCACGTTGGACGATATGAAGCCTATAGTGAAAGATATTGCTATGTTTCACGCTGCGTCCGTGATGTTGGAAAGCACT GACTCAACATTTGCAGAAAGACACACTTATTCAATGGGTGACAAGTTTATAGGGTTTGAAGGTATGATCACCAAGGGCTTTGGGGATCTGATGCACCTCACAAAGACTTATTCGGAGTTTGCACACTTTGCAAAGCCATTGCAAAAGTTCCAGGATAATATACGTGATCTTTACGTATCATTTTACAACCATTCGAAGACGTATCAAAACGTGCTGATACATGGAGATTTTCATAGTAAAAATATGCTGCACAAAATCGATGCTGAAGGACGACACACCGATACGATACTGCTTGATTATCAAATTTGTTGCTGGACCAGTCCGGCGGTTGATTTGTACTATCTACTGGATATGATACCGACTCAAGAGGTCAAGGACAAACATCGTTCTGAGTTGATATATATGTATTATCAACAGTACAGTGATTTACTGAAGCGGCTCGGATATCTTGGGAAAATTCCGTCTTTGCTGGATCTGCAGATAGAGCTTCTACGGTATGCTTCGCTAG AGCTAATCCACTACGCAATATTTAGCTCGTTCCGCTACATGGATCAAACAGCGATCGATATCGAGGCTTTGCTTAAAGGAGAGCTAGATAATCCCGTCCTCAATAATCCAGAGTTCAAGAAGCTAATGCATACCGAGCTAACGCGCTTCCTACATCAAGGCACATTATCAA gagcagcagcagacgagcCGGGCTTAGATTGGATGCGTTTATTTTGCGGGACCAGTTGTAAAGCAACATCGCGATTGATTGTGTGGGCCAGCCACAATTTCGGGCCGTTCGACCGGTTATCGTGTTGCCGCACCTGTACGAGTGAGATTATCGCCGGAGGGTTTACCGCAATCATGACGGATCCGGCGCCGGGACTGGAATGGATTGATCGGGAATATTTTACGCGCGTACTGGAAACATACCTTCATGCGGACGTTACGGTGCAGCGGTACGAACTGGCTGCCGGATGTCCGGACGGGCAGAATTTCATGAGTGCCATTGTGCGTGCTACCGTAGACTACACGCTAGCCAGTGCGGAACCGCAGGGCCGCACGGAGAAGGTGTCGTTAATTGTGAAAACGAAGCTAGCAAACCCGGAGCTTGCTGAAGGCGCAGATCAGCTCAACGTGTTCGGTATAGAGAAAACCGTGTACGGACCGGTGCTGAAAGCGGTACGCGAGCTCCTGACCAGCTACGGTGACTGTACACAGTTTGCTCCGCGCTTTATCTACGAAGATGAGCACGCACTGGTTCTGGAGGATTTGGCTGTCAAGGGCTACCGGCAACCGGACCGACGGGCACGGCTGGATGAGCCCCATCTGCGGCTGGCGGTGAAAAAGTTGGCCAAATTTCACGCAGCTACAGCTGTGCTTTGGCGCAAG AATCGTGACCTATTCAGCGTGCTTGCGAGTAGCAGCTTCGCCAGCGAGGGTAATCCCGTCCATCTGTTCTACGCCAACGcgattcagcattgcatcgATCAGACGGAGAAGGTGCCCGAGCTGCGACGGTACACTGATGACCTTCGTTCATTTCTGgagcacgccattgaaagggaGGCGAAAAGCTACGAAAGCGACGAAACGTGCTTCACCGTGCTGAACCATGGCGATATGTGGTTGAACAATCTGCTATGGAAGTACGACGCGGAAGGGACGGTTTGCGATGTGATCATG GTGGATTACCAGGAGAGCTTCGCCGGTTCGCCCGCCTTCGATCTAAACCACCTGCTGTACTCATCCGCCAATAGTGAGATCCAGCGGGCCGGGTTTGAGGAGCTGGTGCAGCTGTACACCGACGAGCTGCGAGATGCACTGCGCCAATTCAAATACGACGGTCCGCTGCCAGATCTGGCACGCGTCCAGTCGGAAATGGCAACCAAACGCGACCATG CGCTGATCGTAACGACGTGCATTGTGCCACCACTGATACTGGAAAACAGCGAGCTGGCCACGCCGGAGAACATGCTCGGCGATCACGAGGAGGCGATTCGCGCCCGGGAAGAGATATTCAGCAATCCAAAGTTTATTGAAATTCTTTCCATTCTGCTACCGCGTCTCATGGCGACCGGGCCCAATAAGGGTTGA
- the LOC120896343 gene encoding uncharacterized protein LOC120896343, whose protein sequence is MYNQDELEAPGWLNDEFFRDVMRESNNDPTIELIKPCVLRPDTNKGDHYASVMFRTTVTYRSQRSSEEKSVNIIMKTKSEADGLKKELLDDDRLFAIEIEMYSKVLPEMTRMLKEIGEEYKYPRYIFGALKPHTILILEDISDQGWVMGDLINNLDDMKPIVKDIAMFHAASVMLESADSTFAERHAYSMSDKFVGFEGMITKGFGDLMHLTKRYPEFAHFAKPLQKFQDNLRELYVSSYIQSNTIQNVLIHGDFHGKNMLHQVDAEGRHTDTILLDYQICCWTTPAVDVYYLLDMIPTQKVKDKHRSELIYMYYQQYSDLLKRLGYVGKIPSLLDLQIELLRHAGLELFHYAIFSPIHYMNQNDIDVEAWVKGNFNNPVLNNPEFKKLMYTELTRFLHQGTLQFS, encoded by the exons ATGTACAATCAAGACGAGCTTGAGGCTCCGGGTTGGTTGAACGACGAGTTCTTCCGTGATGTGATGCGCGAATCAAATAACGATCCCACGATCGAGTTAATCAAGCCATGTGTTTTACGTCCGGACACCAATAAAGGGGACCATTACGCTAGTGTCATGTTCCGCACGACCGTCACGTATCGATCCCAGCGTTCAAGTGAAGAGAAGTCGGTCAACATCATCATGAAAACGAAGTCAGAAGCAGACGGATTGAAGAAGGAGCTTTTGGATGACGATAGATTGTTTGCGAtagaaattgaaatgtacagcAAGGTTCTTCCGGAGATGACAAGAATGTTAAAAGAGATAGGAGAAGAGTACAAATATCCTCG ATACATCTTCGGTGCTTTGAAGCCCCACACGATCCTGATTTTGGAGGATATTAGTGACCAGGGATGGGTGATGGGTGATTTAATCAACAATTTGGACGATATGAAGCCAATAGTGAAAGATATTGCTATGTTTCACGCTGCGTCCGTAATGTTGGAAAGCGCT GACTCAACATTTGCTGAAAGACACGCATATTCGATGAGTGACAAGTTTGTAGGCTTCGAGGGCATGATCACGAAGGGCTTTGGGGATCTGATGCATCTCACAAAGAGGTATCCAGAGTTTGCACACTTTGCAAAGCCATTGCAAAAGTTCCAGGATAATTTACGGGAGCTCTACGTATCATCGTACATCCAGTCAAACACGATCCAAAACGTGTTGATACATGGAGATTTTCATGGTAAAAACATGCTCCATCAAGTCGATGCTGAAGGACGACACACCGATACGATACTTCTTGATTATCAAATTTGTTGCTGGACCACACCGGCGGTTGATGTGTATTATCTACTGGATATGATACCAACTCAAAAAGTAAAGGACAAACATCGGTCTGAGTTGATATATATGTATTATCAACAGTACAGTGATTTACTGAAGCGACTAGGATATGTGGGTAAAATACCGTCCTTGCTGGATCTGCAGATAGAGCTGCTCCGACATGCTGGACTAG AGTTGTTTCACTACGCCATTTTTAGTCCGATTCACTACATGAATCAAAATGATATAGATGTAGAGGCATGGGTGAAAGGAAATTTCAATAATCCCGTCCTCAATAATCCAGAGTTCAAGAAGCTAATGTACACCGAGCTAACGCGCTTCCTACACCAAGGAACATTACAATTCAGCTGA